In the genome of Fructilactobacillus hinvesii, the window CGAAAAATCCGGATCTCCGGATTTTTTTACTAATTTGCGCTTAGCCATTAACTAAAGGAGGAAACAATGCCAAATAAGCAGCTGCAAACGGAGGTCGACAAGCGTCGGACCTTCGCCATTATTTCTCACCCGGATGCCGGGAAAACGACCATTACCGAACAGTTACTGCTGTTTGGGGGGATTGTCCGTGAAGCTGGAACCGTGAAGGCGAAAAAAAGTGGCAATTTTGCTAAATCAGACTGGATGGAAATTGAACAAAAGCGGGGGATTTCTGTGACTAGTTCCGTCATGCAGTTTGACTACGCCGGCAAACGGGTCAACATTTTGGACACCCCAGGGCACGAAGACTTCTCGGAAGATACGTATCGAACCTTGATGGCGGTGGACTCGGCCGTCATGGTCATTGATGCCGCCAAGGGGATTGAGCCCCAAACGAAGAAACTCTTTCAAATCTGTAAGATGCGGGGGATTCCGATCTTTACCTTCATGAACAAGTTAGACCGGGATAGTCGTCCGCCGATGGAACTGGTTGATCAGCTAGAAGAAGTGTTAGGGATTGAAGCCTATCCGATGAACTGGCCAATTGGATCCGGACGGATTTTTAAGGGTCTGTATGACCGGTACAATCACCGGATTGAAAAGTTTCAACCAGAATCAGAGGGACGGGCTTTTCTGCCGTTAAATGACGAAGGCCAGATTGCTGAACCCAACGACTTAGAGGGTGATGATATCTATGCGGAAGCCAAGGATGAGATGGACCTGATTTCAGAAGCCGGCAACCAGTTTGATCGTGACAAAATTGCCCATGGGGATCAAACTCCGGTCTTCTTTGGGTCGGCCCTAGTTAACTTTGGGGTGCAAACCTTTTTAGATGCCTATTTGAAGCTGGCCCCAGCTCCCGGTCCCCACAAAACTACGGCGGGGACGGAAGTAGCCCCTACGGCAGCTGAATTTTCGGGCTTTGTGTTTAAGATTCAAGCTAACATGAATCCGCAACACCGAGATCGAATTGCGTTCGTACGGATTTGTTCGGGTGAATTTACCCGGGGAATGGACGTGACTCTAAACCGAACCCAAAAAGCCATCCGCCTTTCAAACGTAACCGAATTCATGGCTAATACACGTGAAAACGTGCAGACCGCCGTGGCTGGTGATATCATTGGGTTGTACGATACCGGTAATTTTCAAATTGGCGATACGATTTACACCGGCAAGCAGTCTCTGCAGTTTGAAAAACTGCCCCAGTTTACACCAGAACTTTTCATGCGAGTTTCTCCTAAAAACGTGATGAAGCAAAAATCGTTTCACAAGGGAATTCAGCAGCTGGTTCAGGAAGGGGCAATTCAGCTCTACACCACCTACGATACCGGACAATACATCCTGGGTGCTGTGGGACAGTTGCAGTTTGATGTTTTTCAGTTCCGGATGCAGAATGAGTACAATTCAGACGTGCTGATGGAACCAATGGGGCATCGAATTGCCCGGTGGATTAATCCAGACCAACTTGACGAAAAGATGTCATCCTCACGGAATATTTTGGTCAAGGATCTGCAGGGTGAGCCGCTATTCCTCTTTGAAAATCAATTTGCGGAACGTTGGTTCCAAGGCAAGTATCCGGACGTGCAGTTAACGGCTAAGTTATAACCAACGGAGGGGTTTAATTATGAAACATTTATCAGCATGTACTAGTGTATTAGTCGGAAAGGGCGCCAGCGTAGACGGTTCAACCATGATCGCCCGCAATGACGATACGTTTTTACCCCTGACCCCCCAACGCTTTACGGTTGTGCCAGCGTACCACCAAGCAAAGAAGACGTGGCAATCAAACCAAAATGGATTTCAGATGACGCTCCCAGAAACGGGCTACCGGTATTTAGCTACTCCTAATGCCGACGTCGAGCACGCGGGCGTATTTGCAGAAAGTGGCTTTAACGAGAAGAACGTGGCGATGAGTGCCACCGAGAGTGTTTACGGAAATCCGCGG includes:
- a CDS encoding peptide chain release factor 3, whose protein sequence is MPNKQLQTEVDKRRTFAIISHPDAGKTTITEQLLLFGGIVREAGTVKAKKSGNFAKSDWMEIEQKRGISVTSSVMQFDYAGKRVNILDTPGHEDFSEDTYRTLMAVDSAVMVIDAAKGIEPQTKKLFQICKMRGIPIFTFMNKLDRDSRPPMELVDQLEEVLGIEAYPMNWPIGSGRIFKGLYDRYNHRIEKFQPESEGRAFLPLNDEGQIAEPNDLEGDDIYAEAKDEMDLISEAGNQFDRDKIAHGDQTPVFFGSALVNFGVQTFLDAYLKLAPAPGPHKTTAGTEVAPTAAEFSGFVFKIQANMNPQHRDRIAFVRICSGEFTRGMDVTLNRTQKAIRLSNVTEFMANTRENVQTAVAGDIIGLYDTGNFQIGDTIYTGKQSLQFEKLPQFTPELFMRVSPKNVMKQKSFHKGIQQLVQEGAIQLYTTYDTGQYILGAVGQLQFDVFQFRMQNEYNSDVLMEPMGHRIARWINPDQLDEKMSSSRNILVKDLQGEPLFLFENQFAERWFQGKYPDVQLTAKL